GCACCCAAGGACTGAAAACCTTACATGACCCAGAGGGAGAAATCTCCCTTCTGGGTCAATACTTTTTGAGCCTGTATCTCTGATATCTGCTGCGCGGACTGTCGGGATACTCCATCTCGATGAAATCCCTCGAAATCGCAGGAGCGAGATAGTTCGTTTGGAACATGGGGCGGGAGCTCATTTTCAGAAGTTCCATAAGTTCCCTAGATGTATACCATACATCTTCTTTCATGACCGCAGTAAGTTTGGATACTGACCAGGGGACGGACTCTTCCGCAGTTCTCAGCGCGTATTCAACATCCTCCAATGCGGAAAGGATGACTCTCAGCATGAAACCGATGAACGCATCCGAGTTGCCTACCTGATTGCATTTGCCGATGACGTCATAGTATTCCTGTTGAGCCATCCATATCCTGGTCTCTATCGGGATCCAGCGGAATACCGGTCTCCATTTTGCGAGAAGAGCCTTTTGCCACAGTCTGGCAATCCTTCCGTTACCGTCAGCGAAAGGATGAATGAACACCAGCCCATAATGGAAAACGCATGATGCTATCAACAAGCCCACGGTATCATGGGAACTGTTCAGCCATCCGAACAGATCGGCCATCATTCCGGGTACTTTTTCCGGCGGAGGTGCCACGTATATGCAGGTATTTCCGGAGAAGACTCCTTCTTCCCCGCTGCGGAACCGTCCGGATTCTTCGATAAGTCCTTCGGTAAGGGTGCCGTGGATGCGGAGCATTTCGTTCAAATTGCAGGGGTCGAACGATTCGAGAAGAGAGTAGGCCGCATAAGCATTCTGCACTTCGCGAATATCTCTCTCGGGCCCGAGGACTCTGTGTCCGTTTATGATATCAGTCACCTGTCCCAGCGTCAGAGAATTGCCCTCAATCGAACAGGATGAATGAATGGCCCGTATCATGTTTTGTATCTTCAGATGCGGGTTGCTTTCAAGTGTCCCATATCTTTCGATACGGACAAGCTTCTCCATGATGCGAAATGCCATGTGGTGCATTTCCGGACTGATTGTGAACGCCGGTTCATAGGACATGTTCAGTACATGTATAGTATATGTAAGATAAGTAGATTTTACATCAGAAATACTCGGCTGGGTCTTAGAAGCTATCCAAACTGATCTGCTTCTTTTTCTTTACCTTCGATCCCGGAACCGACCTCTCAGGAGGATTCTTGCGTGCTTCCTCCTCCGCGGCCATCTTCTCGAGCATGTATTCCATCTCGTCGTCGCGGGGCTCTTTCTCCGGCGGTGCGGATGATTTGGGCATGAACTTCACCTGTTCCTTCAGGCTCTCCGCCAGGGATCTTCCGATCTTCGGCAGGGCTGCCAGTTCTCCGATGTCGATTTGTCCGATTTCCGCCTTCCCGTGCACACCGTTGGCGTACAGGGTCCTCGCCCTCATTCTTCCCACTCCCCTCAGGGATACCAGGGGAATGAGCTCTTCCTTGACACCGTATCTCACACGGGTCAGCATAGGTCTTACTTTTTCGGAGGCGTTGGGATTGAAGATCAATGCGATCTCGTTCATGGCATACAGTATCCAATCCGCCATATCCACTCTTGAACGGATGTCTCCGGGACCGATTTTGAGAGTATCGGTCATGACATCCTCGGGCATCTCGTTGATCCACCTGACCAGGAGCAGGGCGGTCTTTAGGTCGGCCATGTGGTTGTCCCATTCCAGGTCGAAGCTCCCGTCCCCTCCGCATTCGTCCACGATGGAGACCAGGAACCTACCGTCGTATTCGGCGTCAAGAGCCTCCAATTCGGCATAGTCGTCCTTCTTGGGGTACATACCCATTACGTCAGGAGTGCAGGCGACTGCCTGCATGATCTGCATCTCGTCGGTCTCGTCGTTCATCTTCAGGACGGCTTTCTTCAAGATGACCGCCGACCACGGGTCTATGTATAAGTCGGACACCCTCTTTCCGAAAGGCAATATGCGGACGGAATCACCGTTCCTCTCGACCATCTCCTGCTCTGCCAGGAAGTCCACCACGCTTGAGATGACCCTGTCTATTCCATATAGGTCGCAGGTGGCCCCGTAGAAGGTCATGGACATGAAATCCACTATGTCCTCCTCGCTCTCCGCATCGCCCGTGGCGATAAGACCCAGGATGTGGCTTCTGAGTATCTTCTCGTTGCCGAGTTTGGAGGTGAGCCTCTCGGTCTCCTGCATGATGTAATCGTCCATCAGGTGCTGTTTGTCGTCGAAGGATTTGGCCACCAGGACCGCTTCTCCCCAGGGGTCGTAACCGGGACGTCCGGCCCTTCCGCACATCTGTTTGATCTCCATCACGGGGATGGGGACGTTGCCGCTGTTCGATTCGAAGCGGGAGGTATCCCTGACTATGACCCTGCGGGCGGGGAGGTTGATTCCCGCCGCGAGGGTGGGTGTGGCGATGATGCACTTGATGTTCCTGCTGCGGAAGCCCTCTTCTACGCAGCGTCTCTGCTTGTACTCGAGTCCAGCATGGTGGAATGCGATACCGCAGCTCACGCAGTCGGCCAGTTTCTTTCCTATGGAGGTGCTCTCGGTACCTCCCTCGAGGAGGGCGTAGTCAGCATCGCTCAGTACGGTCCCGGAGATCTCGGACATCTTCTTGGCGAACTTGGTGGCCACCGCTTCGGTGGAACGGCGGGAGTTCACGAATATGATGCACTGCCCTCCCTCGAGGACAGTCTGTTTGATCATCCCCCACAGGCCGTCGGTCTCTGGGGGTACTTCTACCGAAGAGCCGTCCTCGAAGTCTATCGTTCCGTCAAGGAATACTCCTTCCTTCAATACTGTAGGGCGCCAATCCATCTTGACGTGGTCGGCGTCTAACCACAGTGCCAGATCGAGTGAATTGGAGATGGTGGCCGACAGTGCGATGACCTGCAGGTTGCGGTTCCTGCGCATGAACTTGGTCATTGCCACTTCCAAGGTCGGTCCCCTTCCGGGGTCGTGGATCATGTGAACCTCGTCCGCGATGACCAGGCCCAGGTCGGTGATCCACTTGTTATCGTGGCGGATCATCGAATCGGCCTTCTCGGAGGTTGCTATGACAATATCAGCATCGGAGATGTCGTCGTCCCTGTCGGGGTCGCCGGTGGTCATCACTACCTTAATACCCAGATGCGAGAATTTGGCAAGGTCGTCACGTTTCTCGCTGGCCAACGCCTTCAGGGGAACGATGTAGATGACATGCAGATGCTTCTTCAGAACGGTGTTCAGGGCCGGAATGAATCCTATCATGGATTTACCGCTGGCGGTCGGGACCGCAGCGACCAGGTTCTTCCCGGTGAGGGCCTTGGGGATGGCCTCCGCCTGGGGAGGATACATCTCTATGAATCCCTGGGCCTCCAAAGCATCCTTGAGGCTGTCGGGGATATCAAGGTCCCTGAACTTCATGAATCCCGTAAAGGGCTACGGCCTAATATCCTTATCGCGGAAGATTCCCATTTGAGCCGTTAACCTATGTGCCAGACATCCGAAAACAGTGATGATTTTATCAATCGTCGCAAAACATGTGTAGAATCAACGTTATATAGAGAAAATAGTTAGGGAGCTGGCGATGAAAATGAAATTCGCGGCCATCGCATCCCTGTGTGTGCTGGTCGTCTTGTGCTCTTCTGCTTCGGTCATCCTCGCTTCCGGATCGGATGCGGCCGCCGATACGTATGTCGGGTACTACAGGAATCAGCTCACCGCAGGCCAGAAGGTCGTCTACGATGCACTGAAAGTTCTCCCCACCGATGTCGCCGTCGGCGGCGACGAGAGCGGATACTACATCTCGGTCAGTGCAAAGCTGAGTAATGATGAGGATACCGCCAAGAAGGATATCGAGACCGCCTGGATGGCGACCAAGCTCGATGCGTCCGAGGGACTCAACTGGTCCTTCTGGACTTGGACCGTCAGCGGTGTGAAGCCCACCATAACCGAGATCACTACCGGAGGCAGCGGAAGCTTCCGTGTGGGTGTCGACGCTGTCTTCAAGGACGGATTCTCCACCAAGGTCAACGAGGTCACCACCGCCGTCAATGCCAAGGAGATCTCCGGTACCACCGAGTCCGAGAAGGTCAAGAGCATCAACTCCATCCTCACCGGGAAGGAGTACGCATACGTGGAGAACAACGAATCCCACGCGTATGCCAACACCATCTACGCTGTCGCGGCGGCGAACACCGTGGACGGCAAGAACCACATGACCTCCTTCGGCTATGCGGCGATGTTCAAGGCACTCTGCGCTAAAGCCGGTGTCTCCAGCATCCAGGTCTACGGATTCTTCGGCAACGATTCCAAGCTGTTCGCATGGAATGAGGTGCTGATCGACGGAAAGGTCTACGGAACCGACTGTGCCACCAATGCCACCGCCAAGAACAAGGAGCAGTGGCTCTGCGCCGGAGTGTACACCGCCGCAGACGGAGATCCTTTCTCAAAGGTGCATAAAGCCTTCCCCATCAGCCTTTCCAACGGTCTTGTCTACGATTTCGACGTCGAGACCCTGAACAACAACGGTTACAGCTGGCCTGCCGATAACAGCATAGTCGCCAAGCTAACCCAGTACGCACCCTGGATCCTCGTGGGAATCATTTGCGCCGTGATGGCTATTGCCCTGGTCTACATGGCGAAGAGGGGTGACTGAGATGGGGGTCACAGATACCAATCATTATATAGAAGAGCAATCTAAGCTAACTGCTATAGAAGGGGAGAACATGGAGAACAAAGACGAGAACGAACCCATCCTTGCCGATGTCACGGCGGAGGAGTGGATCTCCAACCAGTCCTTCAGGTCCACCAGGGATGTCGAGATCCCTGACAAGATGTCCGACCGTGTCATCGGTCAGGACAGGGCCGTGGAGGTCATGAAGAAGGCCGCCTCGCAGAAGAGGCACATGATGCTCATCGGAGAGCCCGGTACCGGAAAATCAATGCTGGCCAACTCGATGGTGGAGTATCTGCCCAAGGACGAGATGCAGGATATAGTTGCTTACAGCAATCCCGAGGACGAGAACGAGCCCCGCGTGAGGACGTTCCCCGCCGGAAGGGGTAAGCAGGTGGTCCAGCAGCAGAAGGCCCAGGCGGCTATGTCCAAGAACCAGAAGAACACCAGCTACATGTACGCCTGTGCTGCAATCGTAATCCTCGGTTTCATCGGTTCATTCATCTTCAACAACTTCTACGTGCTGTTCATCGCACTGTTCGCGGTGATGATCATCCTGATCTTCGCCAGGAACCCCATAGGAGTAAGGAACGACACCTCCTACGTGCCCAAACTGCTGGTCGGTCACGACGCCACCGACATGCCTCCGTTCGTGGATGCCACCGGAACCCACTCCGGAGCCCTCCTCGGAGATGTCAGGCACGACCCCTACCAGTCCGGAGGTCTCGAGACCCCCTCCCACCAGAGGCTGGAGGCCGGAGATATCCACAGGGCCAACAAGGGAGTCCTCTACATCGATGAGATCAACACCCTCAGGCCCGAATCCCAGCAGGCTCTCCTCACTGCCATGCAGGAGAAGAAGATGGCCATCACCGGTCAGTCCGACAGGTCCTCCGGTGCCCTAGTGAAATCGGAACCCGTTCCCTGCGACTTCGTTCTCGTCTGCGCAGGAAACCTCGACGCCATCCAGGGAATGCACCCCGCACTCAGGTCCAGGATCAGGGGATACGGTTACGAGATCTACATGCGCAGCACCATGCCCGACACCGACGCCCACAGGATGGACGTCGTCAGGTTCGTAGCTCAGGAGGTCAGGAAGGACGGCAAGATCCCCCACTTCGACAAGTATGCCGTGGGAATCATCCTGAAGGAGGCACAGCGCCGTGCCGGAAGGAAGGGCAAACTGACCCTCAGGTTCAGGGAGCTCGGAGGATTGATCCGTGTCGCCGGTGACCTTGCGGTCGCACGTATCGCAGGTGTCGTCACCCGTGAGGATGTCCTCGCAGCCATGAACAACGCCCGCTCCCTCGAGCAGCAGATCGCCGACCGTCAGGCCGAGGGCACCATGAGCTACCAGCTTTTCGATGTCAAAGGTTCCAAGGTGGGACAGGTCAACGGACTCGCCGCACTCGATCCCGGAAACGGAATGGCGGAGTACTCCGGAATCATGCTACCCATCGTCGCAGCCTGTGTCCCTGCCATCCACAAGGACGGAGGACAGATCATCGCCACTGGAAAGCTCGGAGAGATTGCTAAGGAAGCAGTTCAGAACATCTCCGCCGTGCTCAAGAGCATCATCGGCGAGGAGATGGGCAAGTACGACATCCACCTCGAGTACATCGGTACCTATGAAGGTGTGGAGGGAGACTCCGCATCCGTCACCATGACCACCGTCATCCTCTCGGCATACTATAACATCCCCATCAGGCAGAACGTCGCCATGACCGGAAGCCTGAACGTCAGGGGAATGGTCCTGCCCATCGGTGCGGCCACTGCTAAACTCGAAGCAGCCGCAGGAGCAGGTGTCACTGTAGGACTGGTGCCCATCAGCAACCTGAAGGACGTCATGATCAGGAAGAAGTTCTCCGACACCATGGAGGTCTACGGAATGACCACCTACAGGGACGTTGCTGAATACGCATTCGAGGACTGCCCCGCCAAGGACGAGCTCCTGAAGAAGCTCGACCACCTCAACCCTGCCGGATCCACTGCAGTAAAGTGGGTGCCTCCCGTAGAGAAGGAGGTCTCCGAGGAGGACCGTAAGGCTCTCGAGGACGCCATTAAGAAGGAGGAAGAGGAGGAGGCGGCAGCCGCCGCTCCCGCTCCCGCGACGGGATCCGACGATTCCGACAACCTCGTCCCCTCCGGCGACGCTGTCGCCGTTGCCAACACGGAAGAGTGAGGACATGGCGGACGACTTCAGCAGGTACTCGTTGGTCATAGGGAGGTTCCAGCCTCTCCATCTGGGCCATATGGACGTGATCCGCAAATGCGCGGACGAGTCCGACCACCTGACCATCGGTATCGGAAGCGCCCAATACTCCCACACCGTGGACAATCCCTTCACCGCCGGAGAGAGGTACCTGATGATTGAGGAGACCCTCAAGGACGAGGGCATCGAGAATTATTCCATTGTTCCCGTGGAGGACCTGAACAGATACAGCGTCTGGGTCTCCCACGTGGTTTCGATGTGCCCCCCGTTCAACACGGTCTACAGCAACAACCCGTTCACCAAGCGTCTGTTCACTGAAGCGGGATTCGAAATCAAGGCATCGCCGCTCTACAACCGTTCCGTCTACTCCGGTACCGAGGTACGCAGGAGGATGGAGTCCGACGGCGACTGGCGTTCGCTGGTACCGCCCGCGGTAGCCGATGTCATAGAGAAGATCGATGGTGTCGGCAGGGTCAAGAGCCTGAGCGGCAAGGACGCCGAGCTCTGAGGCGTTCCCATGCAAACCTTCACCGAGGTGCAGAAGTTCGCTGCAATTGCCACGGAGAAGCATCTCACGGTGTCTGCGGCGGAATCCTGTACCGGCGGACTCATCGGTTCCGCCCTTACCGCATTACCAGGAGCTTCAGCATTCTTCCTGGGAAGCGCCGTGACCTATTCCAACGAATCGAAGGAGAAGATCCTGGGCGTCCCCAGGGGGATTTTATTCGCTTACGGTGCCGTCAGCAAACAGACCGCGGCCTGCATGTCTAAGGCTGTATTGGAGCTGTACGGTTCCGACCTAGCTGTGGCGGTAACGGGTATCGCGGGACCCGCCGGCGGTTCATTTGAGAAACCCGTGGGTCTGGTCTATATCTCGGTCACCGATGGCACCAAGACCGTTACCAAAAAGTTCATTTTCAATGGTAACCGGAGTGAGGTACGTGTACAGACTGTATTCAGCGCAATGCGCATGCTGAACGAATTAGCGGAGAGCCTCTGATGCCCACCCGTTACGACAGGCAGATCCTGCTTTTCGGAGAAGAGGGACAGAAGAAACTTTCCGAGGCCAAGGTCGGAGTTGCAGGCTGCGGAGGTCTCGGGACCATCGTCATCACCAATCTCGCTTCGGCGGGAGTAGGCAGCATGATCATCGCCGATAAGGATGTGCCAGAGATCACGAATCTCAACCGTCAGTTCGTCTACCGCGAGGGCGATGAGGAGAGCAAAGCCGACCTTCTCAGCCAATGGGCCTGCGACCTCAACCCCGAGGTTGCTGTCGATTACTATGAAGGGGAACTCAACGAGTTCACCCTGCCTGCGCTTTTCGAGGATTGCGACATTCTTGTGGATTGCCTCGACAACATGGAGACCAGGATGCTCCTCAACGATTTCGCCATGGAATCAGGTAAGATCCTGGTGCATGC
The sequence above is a segment of the methanogenic archaeon ISO4-H5 genome. Coding sequences within it:
- a CDS encoding ATP-dependent protease S16 family — encoded protein: MGVTDTNHYIEEQSKLTAIEGENMENKDENEPILADVTAEEWISNQSFRSTRDVEIPDKMSDRVIGQDRAVEVMKKAASQKRHMMLIGEPGTGKSMLANSMVEYLPKDEMQDIVAYSNPEDENEPRVRTFPAGRGKQVVQQQKAQAAMSKNQKNTSYMYACAAIVILGFIGSFIFNNFYVLFIALFAVMIILIFARNPIGVRNDTSYVPKLLVGHDATDMPPFVDATGTHSGALLGDVRHDPYQSGGLETPSHQRLEAGDIHRANKGVLYIDEINTLRPESQQALLTAMQEKKMAITGQSDRSSGALVKSEPVPCDFVLVCAGNLDAIQGMHPALRSRIRGYGYEIYMRSTMPDTDAHRMDVVRFVAQEVRKDGKIPHFDKYAVGIILKEAQRRAGRKGKLTLRFRELGGLIRVAGDLAVARIAGVVTREDVLAAMNNARSLEQQIADRQAEGTMSYQLFDVKGSKVGQVNGLAALDPGNGMAEYSGIMLPIVAACVPAIHKDGGQIIATGKLGEIAKEAVQNISAVLKSIIGEEMGKYDIHLEYIGTYEGVEGDSASVTMTTVILSAYYNIPIRQNVAMTGSLNVRGMVLPIGAATAKLEAAAGAGVTVGLVPISNLKDVMIRKKFSDTMEVYGMTTYRDVAEYAFEDCPAKDELLKKLDHLNPAGSTAVKWVPPVEKEVSEEDRKALEDAIKKEEEEEAAAAAPAPATGSDDSDNLVPSGDAVAVANTEE
- a CDS encoding adhesin-like protein codes for the protein MKMKFAAIASLCVLVVLCSSASVILASGSDAAADTYVGYYRNQLTAGQKVVYDALKVLPTDVAVGGDESGYYISVSAKLSNDEDTAKKDIETAWMATKLDASEGLNWSFWTWTVSGVKPTITEITTGGSGSFRVGVDAVFKDGFSTKVNEVTTAVNAKEISGTTESEKVKSINSILTGKEYAYVENNESHAYANTIYAVAAANTVDGKNHMTSFGYAAMFKALCAKAGVSSIQVYGFFGNDSKLFAWNEVLIDGKVYGTDCATNATAKNKEQWLCAGVYTAADGDPFSKVHKAFPISLSNGLVYDFDVETLNNNGYSWPADNSIVAKLTQYAPWILVGIICAVMAIALVYMAKRGD
- a CDS encoding competence/damage-inducible protein CinA, whose amino-acid sequence is MQTFTEVQKFAAIATEKHLTVSAAESCTGGLIGSALTALPGASAFFLGSAVTYSNESKEKILGVPRGILFAYGAVSKQTAACMSKAVLELYGSDLAVAVTGIAGPAGGSFEKPVGLVYISVTDGTKTVTKKFIFNGNRSEVRVQTVFSAMRMLNELAESL
- a CDS encoding helicase, superfamily II → MKFRDLDIPDSLKDALEAQGFIEMYPPQAEAIPKALTGKNLVAAVPTASGKSMIGFIPALNTVLKKHLHVIYIVPLKALASEKRDDLAKFSHLGIKVVMTTGDPDRDDDISDADIVIATSEKADSMIRHDNKWITDLGLVIADEVHMIHDPGRGPTLEVAMTKFMRRNRNLQVIALSATISNSLDLALWLDADHVKMDWRPTVLKEGVFLDGTIDFEDGSSVEVPPETDGLWGMIKQTVLEGGQCIIFVNSRRSTEAVATKFAKKMSEISGTVLSDADYALLEGGTESTSIGKKLADCVSCGIAFHHAGLEYKQRRCVEEGFRSRNIKCIIATPTLAAGINLPARRVIVRDTSRFESNSGNVPIPVMEIKQMCGRAGRPGYDPWGEAVLVAKSFDDKQHLMDDYIMQETERLTSKLGNEKILRSHILGLIATGDAESEEDIVDFMSMTFYGATCDLYGIDRVISSVVDFLAEQEMVERNGDSVRILPFGKRVSDLYIDPWSAVILKKAVLKMNDETDEMQIMQAVACTPDVMGMYPKKDDYAELEALDAEYDGRFLVSIVDECGGDGSFDLEWDNHMADLKTALLLVRWINEMPEDVMTDTLKIGPGDIRSRVDMADWILYAMNEIALIFNPNASEKVRPMLTRVRYGVKEELIPLVSLRGVGRMRARTLYANGVHGKAEIGQIDIGELAALPKIGRSLAESLKEQVKFMPKSSAPPEKEPRDDEMEYMLEKMAAEEEARKNPPERSVPGSKVKKKKQISLDSF
- a CDS encoding thiazole biosynthesis adenylyltransferase ThiF4, coding for MPTRYDRQILLFGEEGQKKLSEAKVGVAGCGGLGTIVITNLASAGVGSMIIADKDVPEITNLNRQFVYREGDEESKADLLSQWACDLNPEVAVDYYEGELNEFTLPALFEDCDILVDCLDNMETRMLLNDFAMESGKILVHAGVTGYAGQVTVIVPGKTPGLEEIYRYVKPSAGTPPSVGSMVSLIGSLEATQVIQMITGTGSPFVGKLATVDLQNGSMEIISLS
- a CDS encoding Fic family protein is translated as MSYEPAFTISPEMHHMAFRIMEKLVRIERYGTLESNPHLKIQNMIRAIHSSCSIEGNSLTLGQVTDIINGHRVLGPERDIREVQNAYAAYSLLESFDPCNLNEMLRIHGTLTEGLIEESGRFRSGEEGVFSGNTCIYVAPPPEKVPGMMADLFGWLNSSHDTVGLLIASCVFHYGLVFIHPFADGNGRIARLWQKALLAKWRPVFRWIPIETRIWMAQQEYYDVIGKCNQVGNSDAFIGFMLRVILSALEDVEYALRTAEESVPWSVSKLTAVMKEDVWYTSRELMELLKMSSRPMFQTNYLAPAISRDFIEMEYPDSPRSRYQRYRLKKY
- a CDS encoding nicotinamide-nucleotide adenylyltransferase encodes the protein MADDFSRYSLVIGRFQPLHLGHMDVIRKCADESDHLTIGIGSAQYSHTVDNPFTAGERYLMIEETLKDEGIENYSIVPVEDLNRYSVWVSHVVSMCPPFNTVYSNNPFTKRLFTEAGFEIKASPLYNRSVYSGTEVRRRMESDGDWRSLVPPAVADVIEKIDGVGRVKSLSGKDAEL